The Sulfitobacter sp. S223 genome has a window encoding:
- a CDS encoding glutathione binding-like protein — translation MNAPIALFYWPTPNGWKVSVCLKEMGLPYTTHLINIGKGDQIAPDFLKIAPKADPPQDIPYAKDRYRAETARLYGVLDRQLAQHEYVAGDFVSIADFSILGWASLWEGQQQALEDKPHMARWLDLMGRRKGVQAGGALFAELRG, via the coding sequence ATGAACGCGCCCATTGCTCTATTCTACTGGCCAACACCAAACGGCTGGAAAGTCTCTGTTTGCCTTAAGGAAATGGGTCTGCCCTACACAACCCATCTGATTAATATCGGCAAGGGCGACCAGATTGCACCGGATTTTCTGAAAATCGCGCCAAAAGCTGACCCGCCCCAAGATATCCCCTATGCGAAAGATCGCTACCGCGCTGAAACAGCACGGCTTTATGGCGTTCTGGACCGACAACTGGCGCAACATGAATATGTTGCAGGCGATTTTGTCTCGATCGCGGATTTTTCGATTTTGGGATGGGCATCGCTGTGGGAAGGCCAGCAACAAGCACTGGAAGACAAACCTCACATGGCGCGATGGCTTGATCTGATGGGACGGCGAAAGGGCGTACAAGCAGGTGGCGCCCTGTTCGCCGAGCTGCGCGGCTAA
- a CDS encoding inner membrane-spanning protein YciB: MANKREINPILNQVLELGPTLAFFVLYIKIKEDTFTIGGTEYSGFIVAAVIFVPILLVAMATLWALTGKLSRMQVFTAFMVIFFGGLTAWFNDERFFKMKTTIVYGLLATILGVGLLRRRSWLEFVMADMLPMQHEGWMILTKRLTGAFLTLAVANEFIWRTMSTDAWVKLETFGFPMALMAFLFWQFAQLQPYVIEEDEDPAH; the protein is encoded by the coding sequence ATGGCGAACAAGCGTGAGATTAACCCGATCCTGAATCAGGTGCTGGAACTGGGCCCCACGCTTGCGTTCTTTGTCCTTTATATCAAGATCAAGGAAGATACGTTCACGATTGGCGGAACGGAATACAGCGGGTTTATTGTGGCGGCAGTGATCTTTGTGCCAATCCTGCTGGTCGCGATGGCGACTTTATGGGCGCTTACCGGCAAACTTAGCCGGATGCAGGTTTTCACAGCATTTATGGTGATCTTCTTTGGTGGCCTGACCGCCTGGTTCAACGACGAGCGGTTTTTCAAGATGAAGACAACAATCGTCTACGGGCTGCTGGCCACGATTCTCGGGGTGGGGCTTTTGCGCAGGCGCTCTTGGTTGGAATTTGTCATGGCGGATATGTTGCCCATGCAGCACGAGGGTTGGATGATCCTGACAAAGCGCCTGACGGGTGCCTTTCTGACGCTTGCGGTTGCAAACGAATTTATTTGGCGGACAATGTCGACCGATGCGTGGGTCAAGCTTGAAACCTTCGGCTTTCCGATGGCTTTGATGGCCTTCCTGTTCTGGCAATTCGCCCAGCTTCAGCCATATGTCATTGAAGAAGACGAAGACCCTGCGCACTGA
- a CDS encoding DMT family transporter, with translation MTDWLLSIEGTEAGHSVALVLALMAAFLHAVFGALQKGRHDPWLTRGAIDGSYCLMAAPFALFVVPWPEPHMWPIFAGAWVIHSLYKLLQAAAYTKGAYTVVYPVVRGTGPLFTVIGAYFLFGEVFNGTQWFGVAVLMAGIFGLALYNMMYLVSERETLNVALGLAVVTGLFVALYTTYDAYGIRATSNPFTFLAWFFMIDGFLFPILALRRWRAMPDAPAVGPLMQRGVFGGVIAFLSFGSIMLATRLDKVGEAAILRETSTVFAALIGWLVLKETVGPRRIALMSLIAVGAVIVEFGG, from the coding sequence ATGACCGATTGGCTTTTAAGCATCGAGGGGACAGAGGCAGGGCATAGCGTTGCCTTGGTTCTTGCCCTTATGGCGGCGTTCTTGCACGCGGTATTCGGTGCGCTGCAAAAAGGGCGCCATGACCCTTGGCTGACCCGTGGCGCTATTGACGGCTCCTATTGCCTGATGGCTGCCCCCTTTGCACTGTTTGTCGTGCCGTGGCCGGAACCGCATATGTGGCCCATTTTTGCGGGCGCTTGGGTCATCCATTCCCTCTATAAACTGCTGCAAGCAGCCGCCTACACCAAGGGCGCCTATACGGTTGTTTACCCGGTTGTCCGCGGTACGGGGCCGCTGTTCACGGTGATCGGCGCCTATTTCCTCTTTGGTGAGGTGTTTAACGGTACACAATGGTTCGGTGTGGCCGTTTTGATGGCGGGTATTTTCGGGCTGGCCTTGTACAACATGATGTATCTGGTTTCAGAGCGTGAAACACTGAATGTCGCGCTTGGGCTTGCGGTGGTGACGGGGCTTTTTGTAGCGCTTTACACGACCTACGATGCCTATGGTATACGCGCGACAAGCAATCCGTTCACCTTCCTTGCGTGGTTCTTCATGATCGACGGGTTTCTATTTCCAATCCTTGCATTGCGGCGATGGCGCGCGATGCCGGATGCGCCTGCAGTCGGCCCGTTGATGCAACGCGGCGTATTCGGTGGCGTGATCGCTTTTCTCAGTTTTGGCTCAATTATGTTGGCCACTCGTCTGGATAAGGTCGGCGAAGCCGCCATATTAAGAGAGACTTCAACAGTATTTGCTGCCTTGATCGGGTGGCTGGTGCTTAAAGAAACAGTCGGCCCGCGCCGGATCGCGTTGATGTCGTTGATTGCTGTCGGCGCTGTAATAGTAGAATTCGGAGGCTAG
- the ftsY gene encoding signal recognition particle-docking protein FtsY: MAFFKKLKDRLFKSSSKIDEGLEAIVSDGGEAEADVLPVDEVMDAPAQAVEEMPEAVEPDPAEEARLREEREAAEQAARQVEEKRKADEQRRAAEAKAAAQAVEDARAKADAAKQAQVAAEAAEEDERRKAAEAAQAAQAAAEAAQAEQDRQAREEAARLAAEEALAAKRAEEEASKRAEEEAARQAEAAAAEKEAETLRTTLTPVAPILSEAAPESAAPKRGILGRLMGRGSDAAPVVRRVLDDAMLEQLEELLIASDMGVDTALRVTANMAEGRLGKKLSVQEIKALMSSEIARIMEPVAKPLPLYAKAPQVVLVVGVNGSGKTTTIGKLASQFRAAGKKVVIAAGDTFRAAAVEQLQVWGERAGVPVLTAPQGSDPASLAFDAMGRAEADGADLLLIDTAGRLQNRGDLMEELAKIVRVIRKKDPDAPHNTLLVLDATTGQNALNQVKVFQEISDVSGLVMTKLDGTAKGGVLVALADKFGLPIHAIGVGEQIDDLQPFDPQEFADALTGLDR, encoded by the coding sequence GTGGCGTTTTTCAAAAAGCTCAAAGACCGTCTGTTCAAATCCTCGTCCAAGATTGACGAGGGGCTTGAGGCTATTGTCAGCGACGGCGGAGAAGCCGAAGCCGATGTATTACCCGTAGACGAAGTGATGGACGCCCCTGCGCAGGCGGTCGAGGAAATGCCTGAGGCAGTTGAACCTGACCCGGCAGAAGAAGCAAGGCTGCGCGAGGAGCGCGAAGCGGCAGAGCAAGCAGCGCGGCAAGTGGAAGAAAAGCGTAAGGCAGACGAGCAGCGCCGCGCCGCCGAAGCAAAAGCCGCTGCACAGGCGGTGGAAGACGCACGCGCCAAAGCTGACGCCGCAAAGCAAGCGCAGGTAGCCGCCGAAGCCGCTGAGGAAGATGAAAGACGCAAGGCAGCCGAGGCGGCGCAAGCGGCCCAGGCCGCTGCCGAAGCAGCACAGGCCGAACAGGACCGCCAGGCACGCGAGGAGGCGGCGCGCCTAGCTGCTGAAGAAGCACTTGCTGCGAAGCGTGCCGAAGAAGAAGCTTCAAAACGCGCTGAAGAAGAGGCCGCGCGTCAGGCGGAGGCAGCCGCCGCCGAGAAAGAAGCAGAGACGTTGCGCACGACGTTGACACCGGTCGCGCCGATCCTGTCCGAAGCAGCGCCAGAGTCCGCAGCGCCAAAACGCGGCATTCTCGGCCGCCTGATGGGACGCGGCAGTGATGCAGCCCCCGTTGTGCGCCGCGTTCTGGACGACGCGATGCTTGAGCAGCTGGAAGAGCTGTTGATTGCCTCGGACATGGGCGTCGATACAGCGCTACGCGTGACCGCCAACATGGCAGAGGGCCGGTTGGGCAAAAAACTGTCCGTGCAAGAAATCAAGGCCCTGATGAGCAGCGAGATTGCCCGCATCATGGAGCCTGTCGCAAAGCCGTTGCCGCTGTATGCAAAGGCACCTCAGGTAGTATTGGTTGTCGGGGTCAACGGGTCGGGTAAGACGACGACAATTGGCAAGCTTGCCAGCCAGTTCCGCGCAGCGGGCAAGAAGGTTGTGATCGCGGCGGGCGATACGTTCCGTGCTGCTGCGGTAGAACAATTGCAGGTTTGGGGCGAACGGGCAGGGGTTCCGGTGTTGACTGCGCCGCAAGGGTCTGATCCGGCCAGCCTTGCCTTTGATGCAATGGGCCGCGCAGAGGCGGACGGCGCAGACCTGTTGCTGATTGATACCGCAGGGCGGTTGCAAAACCGTGGTGACCTGATGGAAGAGCTGGCAAAGATTGTGCGTGTCATCCGCAAGAAAGATCCGGACGCACCGCATAACACGCTGTTGGTGTTGGATGCGACAACGGGGCAGAATGCCCTGAACCAAGTAAAGGTGTTTCAGGAAATCTCTGATGTCTCGGGCCTTGTGATGACCAAGCTTGACGGGACAGCCAAAGGCGGTGTGCTTGTGGCGCTGGCGGATAAGTTCGGCCTGCCAATCCATGCCATTGGCGTAGGTGAACAGATCGATGATCTGCAACCTTTTGACCCACAAGAATTTGCGGATGCACTGACAGGGCTGGATCGCTAA
- a CDS encoding lytic transglycosylase domain-containing protein: MRLVAFLLFTFWAGSALADPRAGHCSSGKWGHVQCIRPDHFVYDTCNAIEVFSKRHGLDSGFFARLIWQESRFDPNALSHADARGIAQFIPSTALLRGLKDPYNPADALEHSAQYLAEMVRRYGNEGMAAIGYNGGERRAEGFLEGKGLAPETVNYVPIITGLNAEQWRDAPPKDHDFRLAPDKGFYPACSEMARNRRLTPLKRTKPAPPPVKPWGVQLGFGTSQKAARAKIKSQTASCRAQVGREKLDLIYVKNRVSGKKGYFFARIGRNTRDGAQDLCKSLKRQRCSCLVVQNK, encoded by the coding sequence ATGCGCCTTGTTGCTTTCTTGTTGTTTACTTTTTGGGCGGGGTCCGCGCTGGCCGATCCGCGCGCAGGCCATTGTAGCAGCGGCAAGTGGGGACACGTGCAATGCATCAGGCCCGATCACTTTGTATATGATACCTGCAACGCGATTGAGGTTTTCTCGAAGAGGCACGGCTTGGACAGCGGTTTTTTCGCGCGCCTGATCTGGCAGGAAAGCAGGTTCGATCCTAACGCGCTGAGCCATGCCGATGCACGTGGCATTGCGCAATTCATTCCTTCGACGGCCCTGCTACGGGGTCTCAAAGATCCCTATAACCCTGCTGATGCATTGGAGCATTCCGCGCAGTATCTGGCAGAAATGGTGCGCCGCTATGGCAACGAAGGTATGGCCGCCATTGGTTATAACGGCGGCGAACGGCGTGCCGAGGGCTTTCTTGAGGGCAAGGGCCTAGCGCCCGAAACCGTCAACTATGTACCGATCATCACTGGCCTGAACGCCGAACAATGGCGCGATGCGCCACCGAAGGATCACGATTTCCGTTTGGCGCCAGACAAAGGTTTCTACCCAGCCTGTAGCGAAATGGCGCGCAACCGGCGCCTGACGCCTCTGAAACGGACTAAGCCTGCGCCGCCACCGGTTAAGCCGTGGGGCGTTCAGCTGGGATTTGGCACGTCTCAAAAAGCCGCGCGCGCCAAGATCAAATCGCAAACGGCCAGTTGCCGCGCGCAGGTAGGGCGTGAAAAGCTTGATCTTATCTACGTAAAGAACCGCGTTTCGGGCAAAAAGGGCTATTTCTTTGCGCGTATTGGACGCAACACCCGCGATGGCGCTCAAGACCTGTGCAAAAGCCTTAAGCGCCAGCGGTGTTCGTGCCTTGTTGTCCAGAACAAGTAG
- a CDS encoding NAD(P)H-dependent oxidoreductase subunit E: MALDADNNKPGKGVWKSGTGKGRRHTKGRQLDDTAWEEVRDLLGAEPRDRDLLIEHLHLIQDRFGHLSAAHLRALAEEMRLSMAEVYEVATFYAHFDVVKEGETPPPALTIRVCDSLACELAGAQALKAALEDGLDPAEVRVLRAPCMGRCDTAPVLELGHAHIDHATPEKVHAAIAAGHTHAHIPGYEGYAAYAANGGYAKLADLRQNGDWEAVQEEIHASGLRGQGGAGFPSGKKWGFVRANEGVRYLAVNGDEGEPGTFKDRYYLERTPHLFLEGMLIAAWAVEAERAYIYMRDEYPAVLHILAHEIAALEEAGIVDPGYIELRRGAGAYICGEESAMIESIEGKRGMPRHRPPFVAQVGIFGRPTLVHNVETLYWVARICREGKEVLSSVEKNGRKGLRSYSVSGRVAKPGVYLLPAGSTITDIIEAAGGIAEGHTFKAYQPGGPSSGLLPASINDVPLDFDTLQPHGSFIGSAAVVILSQNDRARDAALNMLRFFEDESCGQCTPCRVGCEKAVKLMQADRWDQGLLEELSSAMVDASICGLGQAAPNPIRLTMKHFPDEV; the protein is encoded by the coding sequence ATGGCGCTGGATGCAGACAACAACAAGCCGGGCAAAGGTGTTTGGAAATCGGGCACAGGTAAGGGCCGCCGCCACACCAAAGGGCGCCAGCTTGATGATACCGCATGGGAAGAGGTGCGTGACCTGCTGGGAGCAGAGCCGCGTGACCGTGATCTGCTGATTGAACACCTGCACCTCATCCAAGACCGATTTGGTCACCTGTCTGCGGCGCATCTGCGCGCGCTGGCAGAGGAAATGCGCCTGAGCATGGCCGAAGTCTATGAGGTCGCCACCTTTTACGCCCACTTCGATGTCGTCAAAGAAGGCGAAACACCGCCACCCGCGCTGACCATCCGTGTTTGCGATTCGTTGGCATGTGAGCTGGCAGGTGCCCAAGCGCTGAAGGCCGCTCTTGAGGACGGCCTTGATCCGGCAGAAGTTCGCGTATTGCGCGCGCCCTGCATGGGGCGCTGTGATACGGCACCGGTGCTTGAGCTTGGCCATGCCCATATTGATCACGCTACCCCTGAAAAGGTCCATGCTGCGATAGCGGCGGGTCATACCCATGCCCATATCCCCGGATATGAAGGGTATGCTGCCTATGCTGCAAACGGAGGCTACGCGAAGCTCGCCGATCTGCGCCAGAATGGTGACTGGGAAGCCGTGCAGGAAGAAATACATGCCTCAGGATTGCGTGGTCAGGGCGGCGCAGGTTTTCCATCGGGCAAAAAGTGGGGCTTTGTGCGCGCCAATGAAGGTGTGCGGTATCTTGCCGTGAATGGCGATGAGGGGGAGCCCGGCACGTTCAAAGACCGTTACTACCTTGAGCGCACGCCGCATCTGTTCCTTGAGGGGATGTTGATCGCGGCATGGGCCGTGGAGGCAGAGCGCGCCTATATCTATATGCGGGATGAATATCCTGCCGTGCTGCACATCCTTGCGCATGAGATTGCCGCACTCGAAGAAGCGGGTATCGTAGACCCCGGCTATATCGAGCTGCGCCGCGGTGCCGGTGCATATATTTGCGGCGAAGAATCCGCGATGATTGAAAGCATTGAGGGCAAGCGTGGCATGCCGCGCCACCGCCCGCCCTTTGTGGCACAAGTCGGTATCTTTGGCCGCCCCACGTTGGTGCATAACGTCGAAACCTTGTACTGGGTCGCGCGCATTTGCCGTGAGGGGAAGGAAGTTTTGTCCTCGGTCGAAAAGAACGGCCGCAAGGGGCTGCGCAGCTATTCTGTTTCCGGTCGCGTGGCCAAGCCGGGCGTGTATCTGCTGCCGGCAGGTTCAACCATAACAGACATTATTGAGGCAGCAGGCGGAATAGCAGAAGGCCACACGTTCAAGGCCTACCAGCCCGGGGGGCCGTCCTCTGGTTTGCTGCCCGCCAGCATCAATGACGTACCGCTTGATTTTGATACCTTGCAACCGCATGGCAGCTTCATCGGCTCGGCGGCTGTGGTCATCCTGTCCCAAAACGACCGTGCGCGGGATGCGGCCCTTAATATGCTGCGATTCTTTGAGGATGAAAGCTGCGGACAATGCACGCCCTGCCGTGTCGGGTGCGAAAAAGCGGTCAAGCTGATGCAGGCCGATCGGTGGGATCAAGGGCTGCTGGAAGAACTGTCATCCGCAATGGTTGATGCGTCTATTTGCGGTCTGGGGCAGGCGGCGCCTAACCCCATCCGTCTGACCATGAAGCATTTCCCGGACGAGGTTTAA
- the xseA gene encoding exodeoxyribonuclease VII large subunit: protein MDLFDDREDEGPAQGNSPEYTVAELSGAIKRVIENEFGHVRLRAEVGRVSRPRSGHLYLDLKDDSAVMAGIVWKGVASKLDTQPEEGMEVIVTGRITTFPGQSKYQIIIEDIKPAGMGALMAILEKRKAALAAEGLFDPARKKPLPYLPEIIGVVTSPSGAVIRDILHRLRDRFPRKVLIWPVAVQGAKCAPEVANAIAGFNRLTPGGALPRPDLIIVARGGGSVEDLWGFNEEAVVRAAAASDIPLISAVGHETDTTLIDFVSDKRAPTPTAAAELAVPVRMELMAYLDQQHARMSRALSQGLVQRGQRLRDMARALPRPDSLLDSPRQRLDRAGDRLARAAALTDAPRLRLERAAARLDPALMTGVQRRKMRLADISGGLRPVTLRNRISQEKERLASRSMRLGPALSRERMLQQARFDRAGKALSDVARRQIDRWRNQIDAAERLRLTLGYEATLERGFAVVRNGETLITTAQTAQEYTSMEIQFRDGKLTVKP, encoded by the coding sequence ATGGATCTGTTTGACGACCGCGAAGATGAAGGCCCCGCACAGGGCAATAGCCCGGAATATACGGTTGCAGAGCTTTCCGGAGCGATCAAACGGGTGATTGAAAATGAATTCGGTCATGTGCGCCTGCGCGCCGAGGTCGGCCGCGTAAGCCGCCCGCGGTCTGGGCATCTTTACCTGGACCTGAAAGATGACAGCGCCGTGATGGCCGGGATCGTCTGGAAGGGCGTCGCGTCAAAGCTGGATACCCAACCCGAGGAGGGGATGGAGGTGATCGTCACGGGGCGCATCACCACCTTCCCCGGTCAGTCGAAATATCAGATCATCATCGAGGATATCAAACCGGCCGGCATGGGGGCGCTGATGGCGATCCTTGAAAAGCGCAAGGCGGCGCTTGCTGCCGAAGGGCTGTTTGATCCTGCGCGCAAGAAACCTTTGCCCTATCTGCCCGAGATAATCGGCGTGGTGACATCGCCCTCGGGTGCGGTGATCCGCGATATCCTGCACCGTTTACGGGATCGTTTTCCGCGCAAGGTGCTGATCTGGCCGGTCGCTGTTCAGGGTGCAAAATGCGCCCCCGAAGTGGCCAACGCGATTGCCGGTTTTAACCGGCTTACGCCAGGCGGCGCTTTGCCGCGCCCAGATCTGATCATTGTGGCACGTGGTGGCGGTTCGGTCGAAGATCTTTGGGGCTTCAACGAGGAAGCTGTGGTGCGTGCTGCTGCCGCCTCCGATATCCCGCTGATCTCTGCTGTCGGGCATGAGACAGATACAACGCTGATCGACTTCGTATCGGACAAGCGCGCCCCGACCCCGACCGCCGCGGCCGAGCTTGCCGTTCCTGTCAGGATGGAGCTGATGGCCTATCTTGACCAACAGCACGCGCGAATGAGCCGCGCGCTCAGTCAGGGGCTGGTCCAGCGCGGCCAGCGCTTGCGTGATATGGCGCGTGCTTTGCCGCGCCCCGACAGCCTGCTTGATAGCCCGCGCCAACGCCTTGATCGCGCCGGTGATCGCCTTGCACGTGCCGCAGCATTGACGGATGCGCCTAGGCTGCGGTTGGAACGCGCGGCAGCGCGGCTTGATCCGGCCCTGATGACGGGTGTGCAACGACGCAAGATGCGGCTTGCCGACATTTCAGGCGGTCTGCGCCCTGTGACACTCCGTAACAGAATTTCCCAAGAGAAAGAACGCCTTGCAAGCCGGTCCATGCGGCTTGGACCTGCGCTTAGCCGTGAACGGATGTTGCAACAGGCCCGATTTGATCGCGCCGGTAAGGCCCTGTCAGATGTCGCGCGACGCCAGATTGATAGGTGGCGCAACCAGATTGACGCTGCCGAACGTCTGCGACTTACGCTCGGGTATGAGGCAACGCTTGAGCGGGGCTTTGCTGTTGTACGCAACGGCGAGACGCTCATCACGACCGCTCAAACCGCGCAAGAGTACACGTCGATGGAAATCCAGTTCAGGGATGGCAAACTGACCGTGAAACCTTAG
- the purD gene encoding phosphoribosylamine--glycine ligase, with translation MNILILGSGGREHSLAWAVLQNPKCDKLIVAPGNAGIAQIADCAAIEINDGGTVVEFVERNNIDFVIIGPEAPLANGVADRLREAGILVFGPSKAAAALEASKAFTKEICAACDAPTAAYGHFTDLAAAKSYVQAQGAPIVVKADGLAAGKGVIIAETVAQAEAALDDMFGGQFGAAGAEVVIEEFMTGEEASFFVLCDGENVLPIGTAQDHKRVGDGDTGPNTGGMGAYSPAPVLTDEIAERALAEIIRPTMAEMAKRGMPYQGLLYAGLMIEDGKPRLVEYNVRFGDPECQVLMMRLGAQAFDLMHAAAEGRLADIKVNWADDHALTVVMAAEGYPGDYKKGTVIGGLDGLAEDSSNMVFHAGTAERDGDIVAVGGRVLNVTARGKTLAEAQANAYAVVDSIDWPDGFCRRDIGWRALT, from the coding sequence ATGAATATTCTGATCTTGGGCAGCGGTGGTCGCGAGCACAGTCTGGCTTGGGCCGTTTTGCAGAACCCCAAATGTGACAAGCTGATCGTAGCGCCGGGCAATGCCGGTATTGCACAGATAGCAGATTGTGCAGCCATCGAGATTAATGACGGCGGCACGGTCGTCGAATTCGTCGAGCGGAATAATATCGATTTCGTGATCATCGGACCGGAAGCACCGCTTGCCAATGGCGTTGCGGACCGCCTGCGAGAGGCCGGCATTCTTGTCTTCGGCCCCTCCAAAGCCGCAGCAGCGCTAGAGGCATCCAAAGCCTTTACCAAAGAAATTTGCGCCGCTTGTGACGCACCTACAGCTGCCTATGGGCATTTTACCGACCTCGCTGCGGCCAAATCCTATGTTCAGGCCCAGGGCGCACCGATTGTGGTGAAGGCCGACGGACTGGCGGCAGGGAAAGGCGTAATCATTGCCGAGACCGTGGCGCAGGCCGAAGCTGCGCTGGACGATATGTTTGGCGGCCAGTTCGGTGCGGCAGGCGCCGAAGTGGTGATTGAAGAATTCATGACCGGCGAAGAGGCGTCTTTCTTCGTGCTTTGCGATGGTGAAAACGTGCTGCCCATCGGTACAGCGCAAGATCACAAGCGCGTCGGCGACGGCGACACCGGCCCGAACACAGGCGGCATGGGCGCATATTCTCCCGCACCGGTGCTGACAGACGAGATAGCCGAACGCGCATTGGCCGAGATCATCCGCCCGACCATGGCGGAGATGGCAAAACGTGGAATGCCCTATCAGGGCTTGCTTTACGCGGGTCTAATGATCGAGGACGGCAAGCCCAGGCTGGTTGAATACAACGTGCGTTTTGGTGATCCGGAATGTCAGGTTCTAATGATGCGACTGGGTGCGCAGGCATTCGATCTGATGCACGCAGCTGCCGAAGGGCGGTTGGCCGATATCAAGGTGAACTGGGCAGATGACCATGCACTGACCGTGGTAATGGCCGCAGAAGGCTATCCCGGTGACTATAAAAAGGGAACGGTCATAGGCGGGCTTGACGGTCTGGCAGAAGACAGCAGCAACATGGTTTTCCATGCAGGCACGGCAGAGCGTGACGGCGATATTGTTGCTGTGGGCGGGCGCGTTCTGAACGTCACCGCGCGGGGCAAGACGCTGGCAGAAGCGCAGGCAAATGCCTATGCTGTTGTGGATAGCATTGACTGGCCAGACGGGTTTTGCCGCCGTGATATCGGCTGGCGCGCGCTGACCTAA
- a CDS encoding VCBS repeat-containing protein has protein sequence MLMRGVITAASVLFLALLPAAGTAQARQTPLLSATYAEPTMRYPHGVLGDTIEHGALVLSYEGTDDRIVLRLPDDRVFEDTEPRMVDVDGDGQREVVVVESHQTQGARLAIYNGAGLVAATPYIGQRNRWLAPVAVADLDGDGFVELAYIDRPHLAKTLRVWRFADGQLTSVAALEGMTNHRIGERDIAGGVRLCAGAPEMIVARADWQRLMAVSFDGKTLTARDIGPHKDRRSFAKALACD, from the coding sequence ATGCTGATGCGGGGCGTGATCACGGCCGCCAGCGTGCTCTTTCTTGCGCTATTGCCTGCTGCAGGAACCGCACAGGCACGCCAAACACCATTACTGTCCGCAACCTATGCAGAGCCGACGATGCGCTATCCGCACGGCGTGTTAGGCGACACGATCGAGCACGGTGCGCTTGTGCTGAGCTATGAGGGAACGGACGACCGCATTGTTTTGCGGCTGCCCGATGATCGGGTGTTCGAGGACACCGAACCGCGCATGGTTGATGTGGACGGTGATGGCCAACGCGAGGTTGTAGTCGTCGAAAGTCATCAAACCCAAGGCGCGCGGCTGGCGATTTACAATGGTGCTGGGCTGGTTGCCGCGACACCCTATATCGGTCAGCGAAATCGCTGGCTTGCCCCTGTCGCCGTAGCCGATCTGGATGGTGACGGTTTTGTGGAACTTGCCTATATTGACAGACCGCATCTGGCTAAGACACTGCGCGTCTGGCGCTTTGCCGACGGGCAATTGACCTCTGTGGCCGCTTTAGAAGGGATGACCAATCACCGCATCGGAGAGCGTGACATTGCCGGAGGAGTGAGGCTGTGTGCCGGTGCCCCTGAAATGATTGTAGCGCGTGCCGACTGGCAGCGTTTGATGGCGGTGTCATTCGACGGAAAGACCCTTACAGCCCGCGATATAGGTCCGCACAAAGACCGCCGCAGCTTTGCCAAAGCGCTGGCATGCGACTGA
- a CDS encoding 2Fe-2S iron-sulfur cluster-binding protein: MAKITYVEHNGTEHVVDVANGLTVMEGARDNNIPGIEADCGGACACSTCHVYVDEAWVERIPAKDDMEEDMLDFAYEPDPVKSRLTCQIKVTDALDGLRVKMPEKQI, from the coding sequence ATGGCCAAGATTACCTACGTAGAACACAATGGCACCGAACATGTTGTGGACGTCGCCAATGGCCTTACCGTCATGGAAGGCGCGCGCGATAACAACATCCCCGGTATTGAGGCCGATTGCGGCGGTGCCTGCGCGTGCTCTACCTGCCATGTCTATGTGGATGAGGCGTGGGTCGAAAGAATTCCGGCGAAGGACGACATGGAAGAGGACATGCTTGATTTCGCGTATGAGCCCGACCCCGTGAAGTCGCGCCTGACCTGTCAGATTAAGGTCACTGATGCGCTGGACGGTCTGCGCGTCAAGATGCCGGAAAAACAGATCTGA
- a CDS encoding peptidoglycan-binding protein, giving the protein MKQVYYRHTAIRFAALLGMLMLSACLQSQTVSESGTILGNGLAPPDAPPGTCWGKIPTPAVIETVTEQVLVTPAKMNPDGTIATLPVYREESRQQIVTPRTDRWFEIPCPPAFTVEFVSTLQRALQARGLYSGEVNGNMDDATRRAVLSVQTARGLPSDVLSIETARELGIVAVQRKP; this is encoded by the coding sequence ATGAAACAGGTTTACTACCGCCACACCGCAATACGCTTCGCTGCTCTTTTGGGCATGCTCATGCTGTCTGCTTGCCTGCAAAGCCAGACCGTTTCCGAAAGCGGTACGATCCTTGGCAATGGATTGGCACCTCCGGACGCACCGCCCGGCACATGCTGGGGCAAAATCCCCACACCGGCAGTGATCGAGACTGTAACGGAACAGGTCCTTGTGACGCCTGCCAAGATGAACCCAGACGGCACGATTGCAACTTTGCCTGTCTACCGTGAAGAGAGCCGTCAACAGATCGTAACCCCGCGCACTGACCGCTGGTTCGAAATCCCCTGCCCGCCGGCCTTTACTGTCGAATTTGTTTCAACCCTGCAACGCGCGCTACAAGCGCGCGGTTTGTATAGCGGTGAGGTCAACGGGAACATGGATGATGCAACGCGGCGTGCGGTACTGTCAGTGCAGACAGCGCGCGGGCTGCCCAGTGATGTATTGTCAATCGAAACCGCAAGAGAGTTGGGTATCGTCGCAGTACAACGCAAGCCTTGA